A region from the Anomaloglossus baeobatrachus isolate aAnoBae1 chromosome 11, aAnoBae1.hap1, whole genome shotgun sequence genome encodes:
- the APOA5 gene encoding apolipoprotein A-V produces the protein MASGKILCLWLILGLAGCQADYARNGFWDYFSQLATEKNEYHLHKNPMNEVSGLRNSFQNGVNYVGNMFGPWKSGLQKHLYEDSDGLRKLIRRELQDIQRKIYPYIDEAHQTISKNLEQVQNRLVPYTDELKDHLTWGAKELAAQFSLKRDHISNSVPHKLAENIHDQIILQTEKVREVLLPLGERLLTEIHHAVEELHGNLSPHSLTTQEKLTAQVQELSRKLTQNAKDLHEKIHKNLDALKEQLVTYPRNFRERFPEGQPNEPVAPYVEEMAAQVQREVEEFQRNTLMQIEHFTHTINMQMEETKSKMSPATSDLHDTVTSIEDMQEKLESLWTELSHNLK, from the exons ATGGCAAGTGGGAAGATCTTGTGTCTGTGGCTGATCTTGGGTCTAGCTG GCTGCCAGGCGGATTATGCTAGAAATGGCTTCTGGGATTATTTTAGCCAGTTAGCAACGGAGAAGAATGAATATCATCTTCATAAGAATCCGATGAACGAAGTCAG CGGCTTGAGAAACAGTTTTCAAAATGGAGTCAACTACGTGGGCAATATGTTTGGTCCATGGAAGAGCGGACTCCAGAAGCACTTGTATGAAGACTCGGACGGGCTGCGCAAACTAATCCGTAGGGAACTGCAGGATATCCAGAGGAAGATTTACCCCTACATAGATGAAGCGCACCAGACGATAAGCAAAAATCTGGAACAAGTACAGAACCGCTTGGTGCCTTACACCGATGAGTTGAAAGACCATTTGACGTGGGGCGCGAAGGAGCTGGCCGCACAGTTTAGCTTGAAGAGGGATCATATAAGTAATAGCGTCCCCCACAAACTGGCAGAAAACATCCATGACCAAATCATTCTGCAAACAGAGAAGGTAAGAGAAGTTCTACTTCCACTGGGCGAGAGACTCCTGACAGAGATCCACCACGCAGTAGAAGAACTTCATGGAAACCTTTCTCCGCACTCTCTGACCACCCAGGAGAAGCTAACGGCTCAGGTCCAAGAATTATCTCGAAAACTGACTCAGAACGCAAAAGATTTGCATGAGAAAATCCATAAAAACTTGGATGCACTGAAAGAGCAGCTCGTGACGTATCCTCGAAACTTCAGAGAGAGGTTTCCTGAAGGTCAACCTAACGAACCGGTGGCGCCTTACGTTGAAGAGATGGCGGCTCAGGTGCAGAGAGAAGTGGAGGAGTTTCAGAGGAATACCCTGATGCAGATCGAACACTTTACCCATACTATTAATATGCAAATGGAGGAGACCAAGTCCAAGATGTCTCCGGCTACGTCAGACTTACACGACACGGTGACCTCGATAGAGGATATGCAGGAGAAACTGGAGTCATTGTGGACGGAGCTATCCCATAACTTAAAATGA